TAAAAGCCGGTATACAAAATCTCTCTTATTCCTGTAATGAATTGTAGCTCTTTTAATATGCTTTCGTACCGCTCCTTCCTTGATCAGCTCCAAAACAGCCTGTTCCATAATCACATCGCCTTGTACATCAATGATCTTCCTCAATTCTCCGATCTTTTCAAGCAATAAAGTGTCCTTGGTTGCTAAATAACCAATTCTTAAAGCCGGAGCAACAACTTTACTCATAGTCCCGATATATACATAATTGTCTAGCTCTGCAAAACTTGAAAGGGGAAGGATGGGCCGGTAACCAAAATGAAATTCATTATCGTAATCATCTTCAATTATCGTAATGCCATATTCATTGGAAAGCTCTACTAATTTTATCCTTCTAGCGAGACTTAAAGTAACGGTTGTAGGATACTGTCTGTGAGGCGTTAAATATATCGATTTTATCTTTTTGTTCTTTTTCAGAATTTGAATAAGATCTTCCACTATTATACCTTCTTGATCTACGGATACGGGCAAAAGTTGGGCTCCTGTATGCTCAATTGCTTTCCAGGCAGGTTTATATCCTGGATTTTCGACCACTACATAATCTCCGGGATTTAGGAGACTTTTTGCAGTAAGAAACATGGCCATCTGGCTTCCCCGGGTTATGGAAATCTCATATTCAGTGGTATCCATTCCTCTTTGGTGATTAAGCATCCGGGAAATTGCTCTCCGGAATTCAATGTCGCCGTGGACATCTGTATATCCCATCATCTGCCATCTGGCTTTCCTGTCGAATATCTGACGGTAAGCTCTGGCCAATTCAGTAATAGGAGCTATTTTACTGTCTGGATGCCCGTCATCAAAATCAATGATAAAAGGATCTGCATAAGGGATATGATCATTTATACGGGCTTTGGTATCAACGGGATAAATTTCAAATGAAGAAGGTAATCTGTCAGAAACAAAAATACCTTTACGCTCTTTAGAGATTGCCCAGTCCTCATTAATTAAAACCTGGTAAGCCTCAACGACTGTATTTCTGTTCACTTCAAGCATTGAGGCCAGAATACGACTGCCCGGAAGTACATCTCCGGCTCTTAATCTTCCGGAACGGATATCTGCTATGATGGTATCAGCAATCTGAAGATATACTGCTTTTGAGCTTTTTTTATCGATTTTAAATTCTAATTTCCAAGGACGCAACATCTGGACTACCTGTTTTTATAAAAACTGAATCAGTTAACTGGTCCAAATATAAAATAATTTTGTCATGCAATAATGCAAAAAACATTAAATATTTTACATCATGGACAATGAAAAATTCAGTTCAAAAGATTTTCATAAAACTTTTGCAAGACCAGAATTCCAAAAACCCAGTCATCTCATTCATAAAAATGTAGAAAGAGCTGGTGAGCATAATCAGTTTTCAACAGAAAGAAAACATCCTGTTTTCTTTGTGGATCTGCCCAGTAAAAATGTAAGCATGACTATTGGAGGATTATTACCCGGGCAGCAAACCAACAGGCACCGTCATACTTATGAAACCGTTCTGTATGTTATAGAGGGAAAAGGGTGGACGGAAATAGAAGGCGAAAAAGTGGAATGGCAGGCCGGAGATGCTGTATATATTCCATCGTGGGGATGGCACAAGCATCAAAACCTCAGTGATACCGAACCTGCAAAATACATTGCCTGTGAAAATGCTCCGCAATTACAAAACCTGGGAGTAGCATTGAGAGAGGAAGAAGGAAGAGATTTGTAAAATCAAATTACCATTTAAAAAGAAGAAATACATGAAAAATGTTCCATTTAAAGGGATCATTGCCTATCCTATAACCCCATTTGATACAAATGAAAAAGTAGATCTTCCTCTTTTCAAAAAGTTAGTCGAAAGACTTGTTGTTTCTGGAAGTAACGGTATTGCACCTTTGGGAAGTACCGGTGTATTGCCGTATTTATCAGATGAAGAAAAAGAGGCTGTAACGGAAGCAACACTAAAGCAGGTAAAGGGAAGGATCCCGACACTGGTGGGTGTTTCTAATTTAACCACTGAAAAAACAACGTATCATGCACAATTTGCTGAAAAGGCGGGAGCTGATGCTGTAATGATCATTCCAATGAGTTACTGGAAATTAACAGATGACGAAATCGTTGCTCATTATGATAAAGTAGCCGGTAAAATATCAATACCCATTATGGCGTATAATAATCCGGCAACCGGTGGAGTAGATATGTCCCCGGCCTTACTGAAAAGGTTGTTGGAAATTCCCAATGTTACTATGATTAAAGAAAGCACAGGTGATATCCAAAGAATGCATTACCTGCGAAAAGAGCTTGGAGAGGATGTCGCTTTTTATAACGGATCAAACCCGTTGGCGCTTGCTGCATTTGCGGCTGGTGCAAGAGGATGGTGTACTGCAGCTCCTAATTTAATTCCTGAACTGAATATAGATTTGTACAAGGCCATTGAAAATAACGAATTACAGGAGGCTCAGGATATTTTTTATAAACAGGTTGAATTACTCAGGTTTATTGTTTCCAAAGGACTTCCGAGAGCGATTAAAGCTGGTTTAAATATCCTGGGTGAAGATGGAGGCTGCTTAAGAAGTCCTCTAAAACCCCTGCAGGAAAATGAAATAAAAGAGTTAAAAAATATTATTAATAACCTTAAAAATTAATCAAATGAAAAAATCCGTTTTTTATCATGCGGGATGTCCTGTATGTGTCAGTGCAGAGCATGATATCATTAACCTGATCGGTCAAGACAATATAGAAGTTGTACATCTTGGAGAGGAAAGGGACAGAATTGATGCTGCAGAAAAAGCTGGTGTAAAGTCTGTACCTGCTTTAATTACTCCTAACGGGAATGTACTTCATATTAATTTCGGAGCATCGCTGGAAGATGTGAAAAGATAAAATGAAAACAGGTCAAAACCTGTATTAATAGAGAAGGAAAATACTAAAAAAGCAGACCGATTTCTCGGTCTGCTTTTTTATGATCAAATGCTGGCGTTGCCTTCCACACCATCAGCATTATTGGTCTTGATTCCTGTAACGGCAGAAGCAACAAAGCTTAACAAACTTACCAGTTTTCCAGCCTTAG
The sequence above is drawn from the Chryseobacterium daecheongense genome and encodes:
- a CDS encoding PLP-dependent aminotransferase family protein, which translates into the protein MLRPWKLEFKIDKKSSKAVYLQIADTIIADIRSGRLRAGDVLPGSRILASMLEVNRNTVVEAYQVLINEDWAISKERKGIFVSDRLPSSFEIYPVDTKARINDHIPYADPFIIDFDDGHPDSKIAPITELARAYRQIFDRKARWQMMGYTDVHGDIEFRRAISRMLNHQRGMDTTEYEISITRGSQMAMFLTAKSLLNPGDYVVVENPGYKPAWKAIEHTGAQLLPVSVDQEGIIVEDLIQILKKNKKIKSIYLTPHRQYPTTVTLSLARRIKLVELSNEYGITIIEDDYDNEFHFGYRPILPLSSFAELDNYVYIGTMSKVVAPALRIGYLATKDTLLLEKIGELRKIIDVQGDVIMEQAVLELIKEGAVRKHIKRATIHYRNKRDFVYRLLKQHMAGCADFNLPDGGLAFWIAPKAELNWDIVTGLLLDHKIKIIHPKHYGFDQHINGFRLSYGSLSEEQLEQSIKVIGEILSGQHQRSSPV
- a CDS encoding cupin domain-containing protein, which codes for MDNEKFSSKDFHKTFARPEFQKPSHLIHKNVERAGEHNQFSTERKHPVFFVDLPSKNVSMTIGGLLPGQQTNRHRHTYETVLYVIEGKGWTEIEGEKVEWQAGDAVYIPSWGWHKHQNLSDTEPAKYIACENAPQLQNLGVALREEEGRDL
- a CDS encoding dihydrodipicolinate synthase family protein, which encodes MKNVPFKGIIAYPITPFDTNEKVDLPLFKKLVERLVVSGSNGIAPLGSTGVLPYLSDEEKEAVTEATLKQVKGRIPTLVGVSNLTTEKTTYHAQFAEKAGADAVMIIPMSYWKLTDDEIVAHYDKVAGKISIPIMAYNNPATGGVDMSPALLKRLLEIPNVTMIKESTGDIQRMHYLRKELGEDVAFYNGSNPLALAAFAAGARGWCTAAPNLIPELNIDLYKAIENNELQEAQDIFYKQVELLRFIVSKGLPRAIKAGLNILGEDGGCLRSPLKPLQENEIKELKNIINNLKN
- a CDS encoding thioredoxin family protein — translated: MKKSVFYHAGCPVCVSAEHDIINLIGQDNIEVVHLGEERDRIDAAEKAGVKSVPALITPNGNVLHINFGASLEDVKR